CTTGATGCCGCCGTCTTCCGGTGGGTTATGGGAGGGCGTGATGACGATACCATCCGCCTGCGCCCCACCCTGACGGTTATGGCATAGGATAGCGTGCGATACTGACGGCGTAGGCGTAAAACCGTTATTTTCCTGCACGATCACATCAATACCGTTGGCAGTGAGTACTTCCAGCACCGAAATAAAGGCCGGTTCTGACAGCGCATGGGTATCCTTACCTACGTAGCAAGGGCCAGTCACCCCCTGCTGATGGCGGACTTCAGCGATCGCCTGAGCAATGGCGAGGATGTGCGCTTCGTTAAAGCTGTGGCGCATTGCACTACCCCGGTGGCCGGATGTACCGAATTTCACCGCATGGGCAACGTTGCCTGCCTCTGGCAGCAGCACGTAGTACTGCGATATCAACTGAGCTACGTTGATCAAATCGTTTTGCTGGGCGGGTTGCCCAGCACGTGGATTATTTGCCATCGACATCTCCTTCTTATCACTGTTGGCTAGTGTCAGATGGTCCCGCAAACCTTCTCCGTCAGTTCCGCCGGGAACTGCATCGCGCGCATAATGTGTTCGATCATACTACGCTTGCGACCAGTATTGGTATTGGTGATCACCCAATAAGGGGTGCCTGGAACGTGTTTCGGCTTAGTATGCCTACCGTTAGCCAGCAGGGTATGCTGCTCGCTGGCGAAATAAATACGGGTACGGCCATGCAACGCATCGGTGGCGGCGGCAAAACCGGCGGCATCAAGGGTATAAAGCGTGGAGAGCACCAGCATAAAACGCTCAATGGCCTTGCTCTGTTTGGCATATTCATCCAACAGTAGCAGTTCACGCATGGCACGCACGCGGTCAGACGCAAGTGGCGCAGGCAGCGCTTTTTCTCGCGGGCTGACAGTCGCCACCGGTTGCATTGCGGTAAATTTCAGCATGCGGCGTAAAATATCGGACGCGCTTTCACCAATATGTTGCGTGTGGCTGGCAATATAGCGGTAAAGTTCTTCATCAACTTCGATAGTTTTCATCTTTATCCAGTACTGTTTTTCTACTTAGAACCTAAAGCCAAACCTTACGTTCAAGCTATGGGATTATACGGTTAAAATCGCGGGGGCGAGCACCACTGCAGGCCGCAGAACGGAGAATGCAGACTAATATCTATAATGGATTCTGCCAAGCTTGCGCCGTTAAAATCCGCGTTATTCATCATGCGATTCGATCATGATACCCTAATCTAAATATCTCTTAGTAAGAACTTCTCGATGAAATTACATTATCAACTGCTGGTCGCCGAGTCAGATGCCCTGCCGGTGGTGCTGATCCACGGCCTGTTCGGCAATCTGGACAACCTGGGCGTGCTAGCGCGCGAGTTGAATCAGCACTGCAAGGTCATTAAGGTCGACCTGCGCAACCACGGGCTATCACCGCGTTCTGAAGAGATGACCTATCCGGCCATGGCGCAGGATCTGCTAACACTGCTCGACGATCTGCAATTGGAGCAAGTTATTGTCATCGGTCATTCAATGGGCGGCAAAGCAGCCATGGCGCTAACCGCCATTGCACCCCATCGCGTCGATAAGCTGGTTGTCATCGATGTGGCACCCGTGCATTACCGCACCCGCCGTCACGACGAAATTTTTGCCGCACTGGAAGCCGTCAACGCCGCTGGCATCACCCAGCGCCAACAGGCCGCCCAACTGATGCGTCATTCTCTGCGCGAGGATGGTGTGATCCAGTTCCTACTGAAATCCTTCCATAACGGTGAATGGCGCTTTAACCTGCCGGTGCTGATCGCCCAGTACAAAAATATCATCGGTTGGCAAGAAGTGCCTGCATGGCCGCATCCGGCGCTGTTCATCTGTGGAGGCCTATCACCCTATGTACAAGACAGCGACCGCGAAGACATTGTGCGCCAGTTCCCGCAGGCTCGTGCACATGTGGTGGCAGGCACCGGGCACTGGGTGCATGCCGAAAAACCGGAAATAGTGCTGCGTGTCCTGCACCGTTTTCTCGACGAGGCTTGACAGTTCCCCCTACTAACGGTGGAAAACGTACTAAAGATAACCACTTGGCACCTTTATGGCTTAGTTAGGCATTGTCGTTGCTCTACCTGCTGGGGTAATATACCTCGTTATGATTTTACCGCCATTTACAGCGTGTTCGTTAACGTCAATCTGGGGGTAAATTTGAGTAAGGGTTTAATTGGCCCGAAGTGTGTTAACCGAACCGTCTAGAAGCATGTATACCTTAAATCATTCAAGTTGCAGGAAGGCAACAACGCAGCGCTCCCGCAGGGGCTTACAGCAGTAAGTAACTGGGGTGAGCGAGGAAAGCTAACGCACATGCAACTTGAAGTGTGACGGGTATAAGCGCTTTTTGATGCATACTCCCTTGCAGTACACCGCTACCTATGGCAAAAGAACAAACGGATCGCACGACGCTGGATCTATTCGCAGATGAACGCCGTCCGGGACGCCCGAAAACCAACCCACTATCTCGAGATGAACAGCTTAGAATCAATAAGCGCAATCAGCTACAGCGCGATAAAGTGCGTGGGTTGCGCCGCGTGGAGCTGAAAATCAACGCAAATGCGGTAGACGCTCTGAACAAACTGGCGGAACAGCGCAATATTAGCCGCAGCGAGCTTATCGAGCACATGCTGCTGGCGCAACTGGCAGAGCAGTGACCAGAACATTGATCGCTTTAGCCACACAGGCGTCGCAGCGTTCAGAATAAGATGTTTACCGGTAAGAACGCGCGCCGCTAGGGTGCTCCAAACTCTTGCCGGGTACTATTTCAACCGATGTTAGCGGAGTTATCCCTAACATCGTGTAATGCAATCTATTGAAATAAAAGGTTATACGCGATATGGCTACGGTAGGCATTTTCTTTGGCAGCGACACTGGCAATACCGAAAACATTGCCAAAATGATTCAGAAAATTCTCCAGACACAGTTTGGCGATGGGGTATCTGAAGTTCACGATATCGCAAAAAGCAGCAAAGAAGATCTTGAAGGTTTCGATATCCTACTGCTGGGCATACCAACCTGGTACTACGGTGAAGCACAGTGCGACTGGGATGACTTTTTTCCAATGCTGGAAGACGTGGACTTCAGCGGCAAGCTGGTTGCGTTGTTTGGTTGCGGCGACCAAGAAGACTACGCGGAATACTTCTGTGACGCGATGGGCACCCTCCGCGACATTATCGAGCCGCTCGGTGCCGCCATCGTTGGTCACTGGCCAACCAAGGGCTATCACTTCGAGGCATCCAAAGGCTTGGCAGACGATGACAACTTCATCGGGCTGGCGATCGACGAAGACCGCCAGCCCGAGCTAACCGACGAGCGCGTTTCAGCCTGGGTTACGCAGATCGTCGAAGAACTGAGCCTGGGTGATATCGTCGGCTGAGCGCCATTGTTGTTGACCAACAGTTGAACGTAGGCCCAGCCAAGTGCATAGTATTATCAGCAGTACAGATTGCTGTAATTAGAAGCGACACATTTGTAGCTTCCCACATTGTCACGGTAAACTGCGTCATCGGTTTATCTTAGCCATCAAAGCGTTGCGGTGATATAGTAAAGGAATTTAATCATATCACTACTAACAATGTGCGGTTTCCATTTAGAACAACCAGTTCTATAATGAGACGCAATTAACTCTTTATGCTAACCAATGACACAGGTGAAAACGCCTTACGTTGATTAGTATAGCAACAGGACTGAATCCGCATGACTGACAACAACATCGCATTAAAGAAGGCTGGTTTAAAAGTCACGCTTCCGCGACTCAAAATCCTGGAAGTACTGCAAAATCCGGAATGCCATCACGTCAGTGCGGAAGATTTGTACAAAAAACTGATAGATATGAGTGAAGAAATTGGGCTGGCGACGGTTTACCGCGTGCTGAACCAGTTTGATGATGCGGGCATTGTGACGCGTCACAATTTCGAAGGCGGCAAGTCAGTGTTCGAGCTGACTCAACAGTACCATCATGATCACCTAATCTGTCTGGACTGCGGCAAAGTGATCGAATTTAGTGATGAATCCATCGATACGCGTCAGCGGGATATCGCCAAGCGACACGGTATCAAACTCACCAACCACAGTCTGTACTTGTACGGCCACTGTGAAACTGGTGATTGCCGCGAAGACGATACGCTGCACGACAAGAAATAATCCCACTAGCGGGATTATTGATTAGCAGACTAAACCCGGCACTGACGCGGCTGGCCCCGCCCTTGTCCCTTGTCAGGTCACTGAAGAAAGTACCGCACACTAAGCGTACATTGTTGCAGCCATTTTGGACACGGACAGCGCACAACAACCGCAGCGCGCAGGGAGTCCATGAGGAGGGTGAGCACTGCCCAGGGCCAAAATGGCAAATAAGTAGCCTAATGGATAGGTTCTTACTTAAGAACAGTCTGATACTGTGTTGATCACCAACTATTTTCTCCCGATTTCAGCAGGCTATTAAATACGCGAATAACCACCCGTATCGAATAAATCCTCTTTGCTGGTCGGGTAAAGGATTAGGTAACCGGCTACCTCCGTCTCCGTGGAACCTGCCTTACACTTTTTCAGCACGACTGTAACGCTTGTTGTCCGGGCTTACCGCACGAACCCATACTTCACCTGTTACCACCGGCTTGGCCTGCACATCGTAACGCCGCCATTGCTTGCCGCCATCGCTAGAATATTCAATGCCCAACCCCGGCAAAGAGATATTGGCTTCCAGCTTGCCGCCGATGACGCGAGCACCCGGTACCGGCAGGCGATAGCTGATGCCCCCCTTGTCCAGCTTGGCCAACTCACGCTGGCCGATCAGGTTGGCGAAGCGCAGCCAGTCCTGCTCCAAGGCGTTGTCATCAACAAAGTGCGTTTCCCCACCCTGGTACACACGACCAGCCTGGTAATCCTGCTCCCAGGAAGCACGATGCCAGGCACGTTCGGCCACTGATAGCGAACGCGGGAAGATCATGTATTCCATCTGGGGATCGGTGCGTTGGGTTTCGCTCCACATCTGGGCGGAAATGCCATAGGCACCCGGCCAGGGTTTGCCGCTTTTGGCACTAAAGCGGTGGCCATCACGATCCACCGAGGTTTCAGCATTCTGCGGCAGGTTATCCGGCGCGAAGCTGAACATCTTGCGCTCGTCGCTGAAGCGGGTACCCCAGTAATAACCGCGTTCGTCTGGATTCACTTCGTACGGGAAGTCCATATAGACGTAATCCGGGTTAGAAAGGATCAGCTCGTATCCCTTGTTCGCCCAATCGTTGGCGCTGTCGAAGCCGCCCCAGTACAGGGTATCCCAGAAATTCACGCCCACGCGCGACGTGGCGAATACCTTGGCGTCCTGCGCATCTTTCAATCCGTCCTGCCAAGCCTGCATTCTGTCAATGCCGTGTGCCTTCACCTGTTGGCTGACTTCTTGCGCGAAGTAGCTCGGCAGGTGCTCCATATCGGCCACCTTGCCGTTGCTTATCATCGCTTGGCACACCTGGGATTTTGCCCAAGGCTTATCTTCTTTACTCTGATCGATAACGCCTTTGCCCGGCTCAGGTTTCACGCGATCGGTATAGCCAGCTCCTAAACGAATGTTTTTCGCTTCATCACCACCAAAGTGCCAAGTACGCAGCGGCTGACCGGCTTCTTTGTGCATTTGGGCGATTTCGCCGATCACTTTGTCGACAAAACGTTTGGATGAATCCAGGCACGGGTTCAGATAACTTTGTCGGTTAAAGTACTGCACCGACGTGGTGTCAGAAGTATCGGTCGGATCCACCAGGCGGAACTCATTGGCCTCCTGCTCTTTGCCAGCCGCATGCAGTTTCTTGTAGCGAGCTTCCATGGAAACCACCGCAGCACGGGCGTGCGCCGGCATGTCTATTTCCGGGATCACTTCAATCTGGCGCGCCTGAGCATATTTGACGATATCAATATAGTCCTGACGGGAGAAGAAACCGCCGTAAACCTCAGGCCCTTGACCATACTGCGGCAACAGACAACGGGTTTCGCTCAGGTCGTGGCAGCGTTGCCCTCCTACCTCGGTCAGTTCCGGTAGGCCCGGTATTTCGATACGCCAGCCTTCATCGTCGCTAAGATGGAAGTGGAATTTATTCAGTTTATAGGCCGCCATCTGATCTAGCAGGCGTAGCAAGGCGTCTTTATGGTGGAAGTTGCGCGCAACGTCGAGGAAGATGCCGCGATACTGGAAGCGTGGCGCGTCTTTGGCATCCAGAGTGGCGATGTTGCTACCGCCATCGGTCGGCACCAGCGACAGGATCGATTGCAGACCGTTGAACACCCCGGCTTGATCGAAACCGATCACCCGCGCTTCCTTCTCGCCAATCTTCAGCTCATAGGCACCCGGCACTGCCGATAGCCCTTTAAACTTAGCCGGCTGGATGGCAGTCTTAATTGGATACCCCTTTGCGTTGGCGGCAACGCCCAGCAGCGCGAAACGCTGGCTGATGACCTCTGCTGTCGGTTTAACCAACGCACTCAACTCCAGCGCCACGCCTCTGCTGAGATCGATGTCCTGCGGGTGTACCTTCACTTCCATCGGCGGCGGCACAATCTGGCCACGCAGCACCACGGCTGGCAAGGTTTTCAGCTCGGCGTTTTTAATGAAGCGCGAAGCTGGCGTCATCAGGATGTTGTCGTCATCCTTGGTACGTTTCCACTGGTCGCCGGTCAAGGGCATCACGAACTGGCTCAGGTCTTCGGTATCAGTATTCAGCAGGATTTTCGGTTTGGCGTCGCCGGAGGTGGCGTACCAGCGAGGCACAAAGTCGGTTTTAAACAGTTGCCAGTACTCGGCGATGATCGGGATCTCCACCACCTTGCCAGCCGGGAATCCGCTGAATTTATTGGTCGGTTCCAGCTTGTACAGGTCGCCGGTCAAATGCGTTATGTTGAATTGATCATTATCCACCTTCAGGGTTTGACGGGCGCTGTGGAAATAAATCGCCCAGTCGCTGCCCTTGATCGCCTGGCCGTCATTGCTCAGGGTGATCAACATCCGGTGGCAGGCCGCCCAGTCGCCACCCAAGGCGGCGCAGTTCAGGCCGCTGTCGGCGGCACGGTTATCCACCATTTTCACATTCAGTTTCAGTTGGCTCAGTTGATCCACCAACTGCTGATTGGCAAGCGCGTTCCCCGCGCCGCTAAATAGCCCAAGGGTTGCCGTCATCGCGGCAAAAGCACGCAACTTGAATCTATTCATCTTCTTCATCGTTTTATTCCCGTTAAGTCTTCCCGGCGCAATCAACTGCATCAGAAAAGGGTGAATGGCGCGGTGACCATGAATTTGACGTCTTTCTCGTCCTGGAAGATATTGCCATAACCGCCACCCCAGCTTGGGATGTTGGTATGGTTAGCATATTGGGTGTAGTGCAGTTTGAGCTGAGTACCCTTGGCGCGCCCTTCCTGGACGGTGTACATCGCATCCAAGCTCCAGGCGCTCTCTTTCAGACGCTGACTCTGATCGTAGATCGGGTTGGTGCTCGGCTTGGCGTTCCAAGCGTAAACGTAGGAACCGCCGACCGCCATACCCGGCAGGCTCCAATTGCTAAGATCGTACATCACCCCAGCATAGAGCGCTTTCTCCCCGTTGGCGTTGAAGTCAGAACGATTATCCCACCACACGTCGAGATGGCCGTTGGAGGAGGCGTAAGTCGGCGTCATGCGTTGCAGGAAGAAGCCCTGGTTGCCTTCCGCTTTGACCATAGTGCCTTCCAGACGCCAGTTGAACTGGCCGGTGGTATAACCGAAGGTCAGCGCCTGCAACCAAGCCAAACCGTCGTAGATGTTGTTCAGATCGTCCTTGTCGCTGATGCGGTCTTGCGCACCGTAGAGCTGGTAGCGGGTGGTCAGCGGGTTGCCCAACAGAGCAAATTTATAAGATGCCTTGGTGAAGTACTGGTTCACATAGCCCTGAGCCTGACCAAAGGCGGCTTCCAGTACCAGATCGTTTTTAAAATCATACTTGACACCCAAAGAGTGCAAATAGGCAACGCCGGTTTTTTTATCGTTTTGGCGGAAGCCATCCATCTCGCTATGCCACGGTGCCTTGTATTTGTCCGTCCACATATAGGAGAAGCTTAGGATGCCGGCGTCACCGTAGTCAACGTTAACTCCCGCCTCCGCGCCACGATAAGTACCCGGCATAAAGCTCCAATGCGGCGCGAGCAGCGTCTGGCCGCTAGGCTGGATGTAACCGACACGCGCCCAGATCGGGCCGTATTTAAATTTACCGGCAGCTTTATACAGGCTGATGCCGCTTTTATCGCCGGAGTAATCTTCGTCATAGGTACGATTTTTCGAGGAAAACGCGATTTCGTTCGGGTGGCTGCTGGCGTTGGAGTCAGCCAATTCGATGGCGGTAAAGGCCCCCACATCCAGTGCGAACATGTTCCAGACGTAGCCTGAGGAGAAGTCCAGGCTCAAGTTGGCGGTAGAGTGCGACAGGTTGGTGGTGTATTTGTGGTCATCGCCACTGACCGGGTTGAGATCTTTACGGTCACGCTCACGTTGCCAGTAGTAAATACTGCCCGTCAACGTGGAATCATCGATAATCCCTGCGGCCTGCGCCTCAGGAACCACGGCAAATCCTACTCCCAATAGCGCGCCCGCCACAGCGAGCGCCAACGTTTTACGTTGAGATCCATGCACACCCATATGCAATCCTCTTTGACTTAGAACCTATCCCATTAGCCCATTAGCCCATTAGGCTATTTTATTTGCCATTTTGTACCAGGGCAGTGCTCACCCTCCTCATGGACTCCCAATGCACGTCTACTGGGATAGGCGCTTAATATTAAAAGTTGCCGCCGCCGGTGTTTACTACCACCCTGTATAACCGCTAATAAAAAAACCAACCGGGTAAAAATATGACCACAGCTTGACCACCACAGCACTTATTGCTGCAAACAGCCTATTTTTCGCGATGCGAATTATCAAGTAAAAAATGAGAGGAATTCCTCAAACTATGATGAAGAGCACATATCGATGAGATTTCGTTACGACGTGATGCAAACAGGATTATAGATAAAAAATTCAGTAAGATAAGAAAAAATATCGATATCGGGTCAATCAGAGAAGATTAACGTTTTCAACTAAAAAAAATAGGCTAGCATTTTTCACACCCAATTAATTCGCTTCACGAAAATAATTTAAAATATGATATAAACAATGAGTTATATCAATAAGCCGATCACAAAAACCGCAAGTGAGAATTTAAAACGGCGGAGGAAATACGCATTAAAGGGAAAGCCTAGACAGCAACAGAAATAAAAAAGCGCAGCCGAAACTGCGCTTTCAATACATTACCTGGGTGAGGCTCAGGCTCCGATTTTCGCCCAGGCATCACGCAGGCCAACGGTGCGGTTAAACACCAGGTGTTCGGCCGAAGAGCAGTGGCTGTCAGCGCAGAAGTAACCTTCACGCTCGAACTGATAGGCTTTCTCCGGCTGTGCAGCCGCCAAGCTCGGCTCGACAAAACCCTGCTTGATCACCAGTGATCCTGGGTTGATAGTGGCGAGAAAATCTGCCGCCGCCGCCGGGTTAGGCACGCTGAACAAGCGATCGTATAAGCGAATTTCTGCTGGCAATGCGTGAGCAGCGGAAACCCAGTGGATCACACCTTTCACCTTGCGGCCATCGGCCGGATCTCTACTCAGCGTCTCGGCATCGTAGCTACAAAAAATAGTGGTGATTTCCCCTACTGCATCCTTTTCAACCCGCTCGGCTTTGATCACGTA
The sequence above is drawn from the Serratia symbiotica genome and encodes:
- the seqA gene encoding replication initiation negative regulator SeqA, with amino-acid sequence MKTIEVDEELYRYIASHTQHIGESASDILRRMLKFTAMQPVATVSPREKALPAPLASDRVRAMRELLLLDEYAKQSKAIERFMLVLSTLYTLDAAGFAAATDALHGRTRIYFASEQHTLLANGRHTKPKHVPGTPYWVITNTNTGRKRSMIEHIMRAMQFPAELTEKVCGTI
- the ybfF gene encoding esterase — protein: MKLHYQLLVAESDALPVVLIHGLFGNLDNLGVLARELNQHCKVIKVDLRNHGLSPRSEEMTYPAMAQDLLTLLDDLQLEQVIVIGHSMGGKAAMALTAIAPHRVDKLVVIDVAPVHYRTRRHDEIFAALEAVNAAGITQRQQAAQLMRHSLREDGVIQFLLKSFHNGEWRFNLPVLIAQYKNIIGWQEVPAWPHPALFICGGLSPYVQDSDREDIVRQFPQARAHVVAGTGHWVHAEKPEIVLRVLHRFLDEA
- the ybfE gene encoding LexA regulated protein, whose translation is MAKEQTDRTTLDLFADERRPGRPKTNPLSRDEQLRINKRNQLQRDKVRGLRRVELKINANAVDALNKLAEQRNISRSELIEHMLLAQLAEQ
- the fldA gene encoding flavodoxin FldA, giving the protein MATVGIFFGSDTGNTENIAKMIQKILQTQFGDGVSEVHDIAKSSKEDLEGFDILLLGIPTWYYGEAQCDWDDFFPMLEDVDFSGKLVALFGCGDQEDYAEYFCDAMGTLRDIIEPLGAAIVGHWPTKGYHFEASKGLADDDNFIGLAIDEDRQPELTDERVSAWVTQIVEELSLGDIVG
- the fur gene encoding ferric iron uptake transcriptional regulator codes for the protein MTDNNIALKKAGLKVTLPRLKILEVLQNPECHHVSAEDLYKKLIDMSEEIGLATVYRVLNQFDDAGIVTRHNFEGGKSVFELTQQYHHDHLICLDCGKVIEFSDESIDTRQRDIAKRHGIKLTNHSLYLYGHCETGDCREDDTLHDKK
- a CDS encoding beta-N-acetylhexosaminidase, translating into MNRFKLRAFAAMTATLGLFSGAGNALANQQLVDQLSQLKLNVKMVDNRAADSGLNCAALGGDWAACHRMLITLSNDGQAIKGSDWAIYFHSARQTLKVDNDQFNITHLTGDLYKLEPTNKFSGFPAGKVVEIPIIAEYWQLFKTDFVPRWYATSGDAKPKILLNTDTEDLSQFVMPLTGDQWKRTKDDDNILMTPASRFIKNAELKTLPAVVLRGQIVPPPMEVKVHPQDIDLSRGVALELSALVKPTAEVISQRFALLGVAANAKGYPIKTAIQPAKFKGLSAVPGAYELKIGEKEARVIGFDQAGVFNGLQSILSLVPTDGGSNIATLDAKDAPRFQYRGIFLDVARNFHHKDALLRLLDQMAAYKLNKFHFHLSDDEGWRIEIPGLPELTEVGGQRCHDLSETRCLLPQYGQGPEVYGGFFSRQDYIDIVKYAQARQIEVIPEIDMPAHARAAVVSMEARYKKLHAAGKEQEANEFRLVDPTDTSDTTSVQYFNRQSYLNPCLDSSKRFVDKVIGEIAQMHKEAGQPLRTWHFGGDEAKNIRLGAGYTDRVKPEPGKGVIDQSKEDKPWAKSQVCQAMISNGKVADMEHLPSYFAQEVSQQVKAHGIDRMQAWQDGLKDAQDAKVFATSRVGVNFWDTLYWGGFDSANDWANKGYELILSNPDYVYMDFPYEVNPDERGYYWGTRFSDERKMFSFAPDNLPQNAETSVDRDGHRFSAKSGKPWPGAYGISAQMWSETQRTDPQMEYMIFPRSLSVAERAWHRASWEQDYQAGRVYQGGETHFVDDNALEQDWLRFANLIGQRELAKLDKGGISYRLPVPGARVIGGKLEANISLPGLGIEYSSDGGKQWRRYDVQAKPVVTGEVWVRAVSPDNKRYSRAEKV
- the chiP gene encoding chitoporin ChiP; this encodes MGVHGSQRKTLALAVAGALLGVGFAVVPEAQAAGIIDDSTLTGSIYYWQRERDRKDLNPVSGDDHKYTTNLSHSTANLSLDFSSGYVWNMFALDVGAFTAIELADSNASSHPNEIAFSSKNRTYDEDYSGDKSGISLYKAAGKFKYGPIWARVGYIQPSGQTLLAPHWSFMPGTYRGAEAGVNVDYGDAGILSFSYMWTDKYKAPWHSEMDGFRQNDKKTGVAYLHSLGVKYDFKNDLVLEAAFGQAQGYVNQYFTKASYKFALLGNPLTTRYQLYGAQDRISDKDDLNNIYDGLAWLQALTFGYTTGQFNWRLEGTMVKAEGNQGFFLQRMTPTYASSNGHLDVWWDNRSDFNANGEKALYAGVMYDLSNWSLPGMAVGGSYVYAWNAKPSTNPIYDQSQRLKESAWSLDAMYTVQEGRAKGTQLKLHYTQYANHTNIPSWGGGYGNIFQDEKDVKFMVTAPFTLF